In Rubrobacter calidifluminis, a single genomic region encodes these proteins:
- a CDS encoding ParB N-terminal domain-containing protein has protein sequence MIPVLHELRLVPGDRLVLHEAHDPRRLALLKERILAEGVQRNPIVVSPFGEDYLVLDGAHRFRALSELGCGLVLVQLARPPAVVESWGHLVLEDALREVLGELEGVELSGRSDDPWLFSARFSGGEEIFVRPEKGGVMREVGLLWELQRAYRADSPVRRVEPERAPDPAPGEALVRYRRFSPGELLDVVGQGEVLPAGITRFRIGERVLGVCFPLEKMEDGAEDERNAELRRFVEERWESGKVRRYDEPVVLFE, from the coding sequence GTGATCCCGGTTCTGCACGAACTCCGCCTGGTTCCCGGTGACCGCCTCGTTCTGCACGAGGCCCACGATCCCCGGCGTCTGGCTCTTCTCAAGGAGCGCATCCTTGCGGAGGGTGTGCAGCGAAATCCGATCGTCGTCTCTCCCTTCGGGGAGGATTATCTGGTACTCGACGGCGCGCACAGGTTCCGGGCGCTCTCCGAGCTCGGTTGCGGTCTGGTCCTGGTGCAGCTCGCGCGCCCGCCCGCCGTGGTCGAGAGCTGGGGGCATCTGGTTTTGGAGGACGCTTTGCGCGAGGTACTCGGTGAACTGGAAGGGGTGGAGCTCTCCGGCAGGAGTGATGATCCCTGGCTGTTCTCGGCGAGGTTCTCGGGAGGGGAAGAGATCTTCGTGAGGCCCGAGAAGGGTGGCGTGATGAGGGAAGTCGGCCTGCTCTGGGAGCTGCAGCGCGCCTACCGCGCCGATTCGCCGGTGCGCCGGGTCGAGCCCGAGCGGGCACCGGACCCTGCTCCCGGCGAGGCGCTCGTCCGCTACCGCAGGTTCTCGCCCGGTGAGCTGCTGGATGTGGTGGGGCAGGGGGAGGTGCTGCCGGCCGGCATCACCCGGTTCCGCATCGGCGAGCGGGTGCTCGGCGTATGCTTTCCGCTGGAGAAGATGGAGGACGGTGCAGAGGACGAGCGGAACGCCGAGCTCCGACGCTTCGTGGAAGAGAGGTGGGAGAGCGGAAAGGTTCGGCGCTACGACGAACCGGTGGTGCTTTTCGAGTAG
- a CDS encoding ABC transporter permease: MTILLQGLEGPLFDWSWVRSHLTSDIIPALVGHVYLSFVSVAIALAISLPTGVLVARYRKAYAPVTLVTGVLYTIPSLALFAILVVVPGVGVGPKAVIIALVAYSLLVLIRNVVTGIDSVPPETIDAARGMGLTEGQILLKVELPLALPVIVAGIRIATVTVIGIATIGAYVAGGGLGALIFDGIDRSFPTMVITGAILATALAVAADLLLLWVERRFRPWARAAGRRG; this comes from the coding sequence ATGACGATCCTGCTGCAGGGGCTCGAGGGGCCGCTCTTCGACTGGTCCTGGGTGCGCTCCCATCTCACCTCGGACATAATCCCGGCCCTCGTCGGGCACGTCTACCTCTCCTTCGTCTCGGTGGCGATAGCGCTCGCGATCTCACTCCCGACCGGCGTGCTCGTGGCCCGTTACCGCAAGGCCTACGCCCCGGTGACGCTCGTGACGGGGGTGCTCTACACGATCCCGAGCCTCGCGCTCTTCGCCATCCTCGTCGTGGTGCCGGGGGTGGGGGTCGGGCCAAAGGCCGTGATCATAGCGCTCGTGGCCTACTCGCTGCTGGTGCTCATACGCAACGTGGTCACCGGGATAGATTCGGTTCCCCCGGAGACTATAGACGCGGCGAGGGGGATGGGGCTGACCGAGGGTCAGATCCTGCTCAAAGTGGAGCTGCCGCTCGCGCTGCCCGTGATCGTCGCCGGCATCCGCATAGCCACCGTCACCGTGATCGGGATAGCAACCATCGGGGCGTACGTCGCGGGCGGGGGGCTCGGGGCGCTCATCTTCGACGGAATAGACCGCAGCTTCCCGACGATGGTGATCACCGGCGCCATTCTCGCAACCGCGCTCGCGGTGGCGGCCGACCTTCTGTTGCTCTGGGTCGAGCGCCGCTTCAGGCCCTGGGCCCGCGCCGCGGGAAGGAGGGGATGA
- a CDS encoding ABC transporter ATP-binding protein: MESIPRAETREDTRATVLARNLRKSYDEFEAVRGIDFEVRRGECFGFLGPNGAGKTSTMRMIYCSAVPTGGTLEVVGLDVRRDEREVKRRIGVVPQENNLDDDLKVRENLIIYGRYFDLPKKVIERRVDELLEFMELKDKADSEVEHLSGGMKRRLVIARALVNDPDLLILDEPTTGLDPQARHLVWERLRELAARGKTLILTTHYMEEAARLCDRLVIMWGGRIISEGTPEELIERHVSPQVLEFNADAGTLEALSRLLEEDADAVEYGSTRDTLLVYTQDAEPVLEKVRASGLEAENTTYRRADLEDVFLRLTGRRLTD; encoded by the coding sequence TTGGAGTCGATCCCCAGAGCAGAGACCCGCGAAGATACACGGGCCACGGTTTTGGCCCGCAACCTGCGCAAGAGCTACGACGAGTTCGAGGCCGTACGCGGGATCGACTTCGAGGTTCGCCGGGGGGAATGCTTCGGGTTTCTGGGCCCGAACGGTGCCGGCAAGACCTCCACGATGCGCATGATCTACTGCTCGGCGGTTCCGACCGGCGGCACCCTCGAGGTCGTGGGACTGGACGTACGCCGCGACGAGCGGGAGGTGAAGCGACGCATCGGGGTCGTCCCGCAGGAGAACAATCTCGACGACGACCTGAAGGTGCGGGAGAACCTCATCATCTACGGTCGTTACTTCGATCTCCCGAAGAAGGTCATCGAGCGGCGGGTGGACGAGCTCCTCGAGTTCATGGAGCTCAAGGACAAAGCCGATTCTGAGGTCGAGCACCTCTCCGGCGGGATGAAACGCCGGCTGGTGATCGCCCGGGCGCTCGTCAACGACCCGGACCTGCTCATCCTGGACGAGCCGACCACCGGCCTCGACCCGCAGGCCAGGCATCTCGTCTGGGAGCGCCTGCGCGAGCTGGCCGCCCGCGGTAAAACGCTAATCCTCACCACCCACTACATGGAGGAGGCCGCCCGCCTATGCGACCGGCTGGTCATCATGTGGGGCGGGAGGATAATCTCCGAGGGCACGCCCGAGGAGCTCATCGAGCGGCACGTGAGCCCGCAGGTCCTGGAGTTCAACGCCGATGCGGGCACGCTCGAAGCTCTCTCCAGACTGCTCGAGGAGGACGCCGACGCCGTGGAGTACGGCAGCACCCGGGACACCCTGCTCGTCTACACGCAGGATGCCGAACCCGTCCTCGAGAAGGTGCGCGCCTCGGGGCTCGAGGCCGAGAACACCACCTACCGCAGGGCGGATCTCGAAGACGTCTTCCTCAGGCTCACCGGAAGGAGGCTCACCGACTGA
- a CDS encoding adenylosuccinate synthase, translating to MTATVVLGLAWGDEGKGRVCDALAADAGYVGRYSGGNNAGHTVRVGDEEFKVHLIPSGIVREGVICTIGNGVVVNPQVLEQEVEALEKRGVEVRSRLKVDGRAHLILPYHIRLDSHREKALGKAKIGTTNRGIGPAYEDKVSRVGIRVQDIFDEGILRTKLKAALREKNAIFEGIYGEEPFEVEELASYLLSFRDLLSPMVDDTGARLRRALDRGEQVLLEGAQATLLDNDHGTYPFVTSSNPSIGGACVGAGIPPRYLDRIVGVTKAYTTRVGDGPFPTELFDETGDRIREAGNEYGTTTGRPRRVGWLDLLAIKFSARLNGITHLAITLLDVLSAVEEVKICVGYEVEGRSTDEFPMSQTDLHHARPVYKTLPGWQEDITGCRMRGDLPEAAQEFVGFVEAEVGVPLCMISVGPEREQAIVEKIGA from the coding sequence GTGACGGCCACGGTCGTGCTCGGGCTCGCCTGGGGGGATGAAGGCAAAGGGCGCGTCTGCGACGCGCTCGCCGCCGACGCGGGATACGTCGGGCGGTACTCCGGAGGCAACAACGCCGGGCACACCGTACGTGTCGGCGACGAGGAGTTCAAGGTGCACCTCATCCCCTCGGGGATAGTCCGCGAGGGGGTCATCTGCACCATCGGCAACGGGGTCGTCGTCAACCCGCAGGTGCTCGAGCAGGAGGTCGAGGCGCTCGAGAAGCGTGGTGTGGAGGTACGCAGCCGCCTCAAGGTGGACGGGAGGGCGCACCTGATCCTGCCTTACCACATCCGGCTCGACTCCCACCGCGAGAAGGCGCTCGGCAAGGCCAAGATAGGGACGACCAACCGCGGCATAGGCCCTGCCTACGAAGACAAGGTCTCGCGCGTGGGCATCCGGGTGCAGGACATCTTCGACGAGGGGATCCTGAGGACCAAGCTGAAGGCCGCGCTGCGCGAGAAGAACGCCATCTTCGAGGGCATCTACGGCGAGGAGCCCTTCGAGGTCGAGGAGCTCGCCTCCTACCTGCTCTCCTTCAGGGATCTGCTCTCCCCGATGGTAGACGACACCGGCGCCAGGCTGCGCCGGGCGCTCGACCGGGGGGAGCAGGTCCTGCTCGAGGGCGCCCAGGCCACGCTGCTGGACAACGACCACGGCACCTACCCCTTCGTCACCTCCTCCAACCCCTCCATCGGAGGGGCGTGCGTCGGCGCGGGGATACCGCCGCGTTACCTCGACCGGATCGTGGGGGTCACCAAGGCGTACACCACCCGGGTCGGGGACGGGCCGTTCCCCACCGAGCTCTTCGACGAGACCGGCGACAGGATAAGGGAGGCCGGAAACGAGTACGGCACGACCACCGGAAGGCCCCGGCGGGTCGGGTGGCTGGACCTGCTCGCCATAAAGTTCTCCGCCCGGCTCAACGGCATCACGCACCTCGCGATCACGCTGCTCGACGTGCTCTCGGCCGTCGAGGAGGTGAAGATCTGCGTCGGATACGAGGTGGAGGGCAGGAGTACCGACGAGTTCCCGATGAGCCAGACCGATCTGCACCACGCCCGGCCCGTCTACAAGACGCTCCCCGGCTGGCAGGAGGACATAACCGGCTGCCGGATGCGCGGTGACCTTCCGGAGGCGGCGCAGGAGTTCGTCGGCTTCGTCGAAGCGGAGGTCGGGGTGCCGCTGTGCATGATCAGCGTCGGCCCCGAGCGTGAGCAGGCGATCGTCGAGAAGATAGGGGCCTGA
- a CDS encoding glycine betaine ABC transporter substrate-binding protein, which produces MMLRSAMAGGRKWFLLATALLAVLILAGCGNVGSSSGGGPQANEGSSGNGPVITVGSKNFTEEIILGNMYADALKAHGFRVQKKMNLGSVAICDRALQRGQIDLYPEYTGTSLEAVFHKSKTPKTPQATYQEAKKLYAARNPSDTMLQPAPYNNTYGIFVRKPVAEKYHLKTLSDLAKASPHLVFYSFSEFQHRQDGFPNIKRNYPNMDFKKTVVVNSIGLRYQGVLRGEGDVGIGFTTDGQLRSPKLVVLEDTKHIWPWYQPAPVVRTSVLKKHPEIKKVLDEVSSHLSAKTMRRLNGEVDLDHKDPDQVARQFLKEQGLIK; this is translated from the coding sequence ATGATGCTACGTAGCGCGATGGCGGGCGGGAGGAAGTGGTTCCTACTGGCCACGGCACTGCTTGCGGTCCTGATCCTCGCCGGTTGCGGGAACGTGGGCTCGAGCAGCGGGGGCGGGCCCCAGGCGAACGAGGGCTCATCTGGTAACGGACCGGTGATCACCGTCGGCTCGAAGAACTTCACCGAGGAGATCATCCTCGGCAACATGTACGCCGACGCCCTCAAGGCCCACGGCTTCCGGGTGCAGAAGAAGATGAACCTCGGTTCGGTCGCCATCTGCGACCGGGCGCTGCAGAGGGGTCAGATAGACCTCTACCCGGAGTACACCGGGACCTCCCTCGAAGCGGTCTTCCACAAGAGCAAGACGCCGAAGACCCCGCAGGCGACCTACCAGGAGGCGAAGAAGCTCTACGCCGCGCGCAACCCCTCCGACACGATGCTCCAGCCCGCCCCCTACAACAACACCTACGGCATCTTCGTCAGGAAACCGGTGGCCGAGAAGTACCACCTCAAGACGCTCTCCGACCTCGCTAAAGCCTCCCCCCACCTGGTCTTCTACTCGTTCTCCGAGTTCCAGCACCGCCAGGACGGCTTCCCGAACATAAAGCGCAACTACCCGAACATGGACTTCAAGAAGACGGTCGTGGTCAACAGCATCGGGCTCCGCTACCAGGGTGTCCTGCGCGGCGAGGGGGACGTCGGGATAGGCTTCACCACCGACGGTCAGCTGCGCTCGCCGAAGCTCGTGGTCCTCGAGGACACCAAGCACATCTGGCCCTGGTACCAGCCGGCTCCGGTCGTGCGTACGAGCGTGCTCAAGAAGCACCCGGAGATAAAGAAGGTCCTGGACGAGGTCTCCTCGCACCTGAGCGCGAAGACCATGCGCCGCCTCAACGGCGAAGTCGACCTGGACCACAAGGATCCCGACCAGGTGGCCCGTCAGTTTCTCAAGGAGCAGGGTCTGATAAAGTAG
- a CDS encoding ABC transporter permease yields MEGLLRVFGRPEFPGAVERHVELSAAALLVAVAISVPLALLVNRSPLASLVVINIGNIGRAVPSLALLALAMPFLGFGFAPSLLALAALGIPPILINATTGLREVSREVVDAARGMGLSNLQILTHIQLPIAAPVIFAGVRTSAVQIVASATLATFIGGGGLGDIIVEGFQLSSTPVLLAGALTVAALAIVTEVIFGVLERVFTPEGLKVAGKRQARD; encoded by the coding sequence ATGGAGGGGCTGCTGCGGGTTTTCGGGCGTCCGGAATTCCCCGGGGCCGTCGAACGACACGTAGAGCTCTCGGCGGCGGCGCTTCTCGTGGCCGTCGCGATCTCGGTGCCTCTGGCGCTCCTGGTGAACCGCTCCCCCCTCGCCTCCCTCGTCGTCATAAACATCGGCAACATCGGGCGGGCGGTACCCTCGCTGGCGCTGCTCGCCCTCGCGATGCCGTTTCTGGGATTCGGGTTTGCACCCTCGCTTCTGGCGCTCGCGGCACTCGGCATACCCCCAATTCTGATCAACGCCACCACGGGTCTGCGGGAGGTCAGCCGGGAGGTGGTGGACGCTGCGAGGGGCATGGGGCTCTCGAACCTGCAGATCCTGACCCACATCCAGCTCCCGATAGCCGCCCCGGTCATCTTCGCCGGAGTACGCACTTCGGCGGTGCAGATCGTCGCGAGCGCGACCCTGGCGACTTTCATCGGGGGCGGGGGGCTCGGTGACATCATCGTCGAGGGCTTTCAGCTGAGCAGCACCCCGGTGCTGCTCGCCGGGGCCCTCACGGTTGCGGCGCTCGCGATAGTAACGGAGGTCATCTTCGGAGTGCTCGAGAGGGTCTTCACCCCCGAGGGCCTGAAGGTGGCGGGCAAACGTCAGGCCAGAGACTAA
- a CDS encoding metallophosphoesterase family protein: protein MRIVQMSDIHVGTSLFRPDLLEAAIEETNALRPDLVAIAGDLTTDGYRWEFEEAKGYLDRIECENVCVIMGNHDARSVGYRHFEDIFGMREWSRVVEVPEGEAKVVGLDSTKPDLDEGEVGREHYAWLDSEFRGWERGPKILVVHHHILAVPGTGRDVNNLRDAGDVMAILRELRVDMVLAGHRHVPWVWSISGVRIVHSGTVSCMRVRGTSPPTYNVIDLDEESVRVTLREPGGKEEPLASFARQAPSTSRFYPDIERYVRYDKLPFQP from the coding sequence TTGCGAATAGTTCAGATGTCGGACATCCACGTCGGGACGAGCCTGTTCCGGCCCGATCTGCTCGAGGCGGCCATAGAGGAGACGAACGCGCTCCGGCCGGATCTCGTAGCGATAGCCGGGGACCTCACCACCGACGGCTACCGGTGGGAGTTTGAGGAGGCGAAAGGCTACCTCGACCGCATAGAGTGCGAGAACGTCTGCGTGATAATGGGCAACCACGACGCCCGCAGCGTCGGATACCGGCACTTCGAGGACATCTTCGGGATGCGGGAGTGGTCGAGGGTCGTTGAGGTGCCGGAGGGGGAGGCGAAGGTCGTCGGGCTCGACTCGACCAAGCCTGACCTCGACGAGGGGGAGGTCGGCCGGGAGCACTACGCCTGGCTGGACTCCGAGTTCCGCGGCTGGGAGAGGGGGCCGAAGATCCTCGTCGTCCACCACCACATCCTCGCCGTCCCCGGCACCGGGCGTGACGTCAACAACCTGCGCGACGCGGGGGACGTGATGGCGATCCTGCGCGAGCTCAGGGTGGACATGGTGCTCGCCGGACACCGGCACGTGCCGTGGGTCTGGAGCATCTCGGGGGTGAGGATAGTGCACTCCGGCACCGTCTCGTGCATGCGGGTGCGCGGGACCAGCCCACCGACCTACAACGTCATAGACCTCGACGAGGAGAGCGTGAGGGTGACCCTGCGAGAGCCCGGAGGAAAGGAGGAGCCGCTAGCGAGCTTCGCCCGCCAGGCCCCCTCGACGAGCCGATTCTACCCGGATATCGAGCGCTACGTTCGCTACGACAAGCTGCCGTTTCAGCCCTGA
- a CDS encoding ABC transporter permease produces the protein MRGVRWPSPRGSYRVWQREMTIFGKYWKTLTFPNFVEPMLYLAAMGLGLGAYIRQGGIGGESYVQYIAPGLLASNAMFAASFESTYNTFVKLKIDRIFDAIVATPVNAEDVVAGEYLWAGTRSALYGTGFLAVLVAIGEIFLSGNPLITSWWGLLIPPFLFLVGITFSVMGMLFTSLIERIDYYAYYFTLVITPLFLFSGIFFPVDNFPAPVPQIAWFTPLYHAVNVCRALAQGPSSGTFGDLLWIVVFTALLAALPVRIMRRRLIG, from the coding sequence ATGAGGGGCGTGAGGTGGCCCTCGCCGCGCGGCTCCTACCGCGTCTGGCAACGGGAGATGACCATCTTCGGCAAGTACTGGAAGACCCTCACCTTCCCGAACTTCGTCGAGCCGATGCTCTACCTGGCCGCCATGGGGCTCGGGCTTGGAGCTTACATAAGGCAGGGCGGGATAGGCGGCGAGAGCTACGTGCAGTACATCGCGCCGGGGCTGCTCGCCTCCAACGCCATGTTCGCGGCCTCCTTCGAGAGCACCTACAACACCTTCGTGAAGCTGAAGATCGACCGGATATTCGACGCCATAGTAGCAACCCCGGTCAACGCCGAGGACGTCGTCGCCGGAGAGTACCTGTGGGCCGGCACACGGTCCGCGCTCTACGGAACGGGCTTCCTCGCGGTGCTCGTGGCGATAGGCGAGATCTTCCTCTCCGGAAATCCCCTGATCACCTCGTGGTGGGGGCTTTTGATCCCGCCGTTCCTGTTCCTCGTCGGGATCACGTTCAGCGTGATGGGCATGCTCTTCACCAGCCTGATAGAGCGCATAGACTACTACGCCTACTACTTCACGCTCGTGATCACACCGCTCTTTCTCTTCAGCGGCATCTTCTTCCCCGTGGACAACTTCCCCGCACCGGTGCCCCAGATAGCCTGGTTCACCCCCCTCTACCACGCGGTGAACGTCTGCCGGGCCCTGGCGCAGGGCCCGTCCTCCGGCACCTTCGGCGACCTGCTCTGGATCGTCGTCTTCACCGCCCTGCTGGCGGCGCTGCCGGTACGCATCATGCGCCGCAGGCTCATCGGCTGA
- a CDS encoding recombinase family protein: MARAAYYVRTDPEGRLPSREEQLAIVGGYIEKMGYQQVASYEDLEAPGKLLYHKPALKEAINNIKEEEDWEVLVVARVRCISDDETAVHELVHKFSLYGNRIESPERSWEEMLSAMKEYRRAMARR, translated from the coding sequence ATGGCACGAGCAGCATACTATGTAAGAACGGATCCGGAAGGCCGGCTGCCCTCGCGTGAGGAACAGCTGGCCATCGTGGGGGGGTACATCGAGAAGATGGGCTACCAGCAGGTGGCCTCCTACGAGGATCTCGAGGCTCCCGGCAAGCTCCTCTACCACAAGCCGGCGCTCAAGGAGGCGATAAACAACATCAAGGAAGAGGAGGACTGGGAGGTTCTTGTGGTGGCGCGGGTGCGCTGTATCTCGGACGACGAGACGGCCGTCCACGAGCTGGTGCACAAATTCTCCCTCTACGGCAACCGCATCGAGTCCCCAGAACGGAGCTGGGAGGAGATGCTCTCGGCCATGAAGGAGTACCGGCGCGCCATGGCGCGTCGGTAG
- a CDS encoding ABC transporter ATP-binding protein — MIEFRDVSKVYPGSRSAAVKELSFEVPDGEICVLVGPSGCGKTTSMRMINRLIEPSSGEILIGGEPNTSMSGTELRRKIGYAIQQIGLFPHRTIAGNIATVPQLLGWSKERIRKRVDELLEMVGLDPGDYRDRYPSELSGGQQQRVGVARAMAADPPIMLMDEPFGAVDPITRERLQDEFLKIQQEIRKTIVFVTHDIDEAIKMGDRIAIMEQGGVLAQYDTPENILTRPASDFVASFVGEDRILKRLSLSRVSEMELESAEGAGKDLPRIKGDPTVRDALSQLVGAGVEAAVVERAGERKLLTLRAIEETLGNRRGRT, encoded by the coding sequence ATGATCGAGTTTAGAGATGTGAGCAAAGTCTACCCCGGCTCGCGCAGCGCCGCGGTAAAGGAGCTCTCCTTCGAGGTTCCGGACGGGGAAATATGCGTGCTCGTGGGTCCATCCGGGTGCGGAAAGACGACGAGCATGCGGATGATAAACAGGCTCATCGAGCCCTCGAGCGGTGAGATACTCATCGGCGGCGAGCCGAACACCTCCATGAGCGGGACGGAGCTGCGGCGCAAGATAGGGTATGCGATCCAGCAGATAGGGCTCTTCCCGCACCGCACGATAGCCGGCAACATCGCCACCGTGCCGCAGCTTCTCGGCTGGAGCAAGGAGCGGATAAGAAAAAGGGTGGACGAGCTCCTGGAGATGGTCGGGCTCGACCCCGGCGACTACCGCGACCGCTATCCGTCGGAGCTCTCCGGCGGTCAGCAGCAGCGGGTCGGGGTGGCGCGGGCGATGGCGGCGGATCCCCCGATCATGCTCATGGACGAGCCGTTCGGGGCGGTGGACCCGATCACGCGCGAGAGGTTGCAGGACGAGTTCCTGAAGATCCAGCAGGAGATCCGGAAGACCATAGTCTTCGTCACCCACGACATAGACGAGGCGATAAAGATGGGCGACAGGATCGCCATAATGGAGCAGGGCGGCGTCCTGGCCCAGTACGATACCCCGGAGAACATCCTGACTCGACCCGCCTCCGACTTCGTCGCCTCTTTCGTCGGGGAGGACAGAATACTCAAGCGGCTCTCGCTCTCGCGCGTCTCGGAGATGGAGCTCGAGAGCGCGGAGGGTGCGGGGAAGGACCTTCCCCGCATAAAAGGCGACCCAACCGTACGGGACGCCCTTTCGCAGCTCGTCGGCGCGGGGGTGGAGGCCGCCGTGGTGGAGCGTGCCGGTGAGAGGAAGCTGCTCACGCTGCGAGCGATAGAGGAGACGCTCGGAAACCGGCGGGGTCGGACATGA
- a CDS encoding GNAT family N-acetyltransferase produces MHTGHHTVRLATPEDLDAVATLVIEGFRDQFEPIFGRRMTEAGEIMRRWIELEHELGGVSTLVVEDAAGVVASVGVRTGRSREEELAQGLWETLRDSLGFWRASWSMFLLSYPRYSVDPSEAYVERLVVGEDCRRRGLARRLLDGAERIGREAGKRSVGLHVSCTNRPAISLYESAGYRERSRERSLVTSRFLGVRYWIYLRKPLS; encoded by the coding sequence ATGCACACCGGACACCACACCGTGCGCCTCGCGACCCCGGAGGATCTCGACGCGGTGGCTACGCTCGTAATCGAGGGATTCCGGGACCAGTTCGAGCCCATCTTCGGCCGCCGGATGACCGAGGCCGGGGAGATCATGCGCCGGTGGATCGAGCTGGAGCACGAGCTCGGCGGGGTAAGCACGCTCGTGGTCGAAGACGCCGCCGGGGTGGTCGCGAGCGTCGGCGTCCGCACGGGGCGTTCCCGGGAAGAAGAGCTGGCGCAGGGCCTCTGGGAGACGCTCCGCGACTCCCTGGGCTTCTGGCGGGCGAGCTGGTCGATGTTCCTCCTCTCCTACCCCCGCTACAGCGTGGACCCCTCGGAGGCGTACGTCGAGCGCCTGGTGGTCGGCGAGGACTGTCGCAGGCGCGGCCTCGCGCGCAGGCTGCTCGACGGGGCCGAGAGGATCGGCCGCGAGGCCGGCAAGAGATCGGTGGGTCTGCACGTGAGCTGCACGAACCGCCCTGCGATCAGCCTCTACGAGAGCGCAGGTTACAGAGAACGCTCCAGGGAACGCTCTCTGGTGACCTCGCGCTTTCTGGGCGTTAGGTACTGGATCTACCTGCGGAAGCCCCTCTCCTGA
- a CDS encoding class E sortase — MCGRSHRTAGRLVLAALAAIVLLVAAGCGQDHSAQRSHTASHANTRHQVATPGHRVEHGQATRHRAAHRVANKEHPAARHGKVHEKKQARKGGKKPSAAVIKSPPSDPTLYLTIPRLGIYGDTVANTDSEAVMNQEAIKLPATGFPWQKGANTYIAGHRIGYAGTQSYYQFYRLPAMKPGDRVILRDADGNTYDYVVTRVFAVTPQDVSVTEPIPGQTTVTLQTCITSLNDWWTIGPAMYSSSPSLDRLIVQAKQVAIHPAGKKG; from the coding sequence ATGTGCGGGCGATCTCATAGAACTGCTGGTCGGCTGGTCCTGGCCGCCCTCGCCGCGATCGTGCTCCTCGTGGCCGCGGGTTGCGGGCAGGACCATAGTGCGCAGCGCTCCCACACCGCGTCGCACGCGAATACCCGGCACCAGGTTGCGACCCCGGGCCATCGGGTGGAGCACGGGCAGGCCACCCGCCACCGGGCCGCGCATCGGGTGGCGAATAAGGAGCACCCGGCCGCGAGGCATGGGAAGGTACACGAGAAGAAGCAGGCCCGCAAGGGTGGGAAGAAACCCTCCGCGGCGGTGATAAAGAGTCCCCCAAGCGACCCCACGCTCTACCTTACCATCCCCAGGCTCGGTATCTACGGGGATACGGTTGCCAACACCGACTCCGAGGCGGTCATGAACCAGGAGGCGATAAAGCTGCCCGCGACCGGCTTCCCCTGGCAGAAGGGGGCCAACACCTACATAGCCGGGCACCGCATCGGGTACGCCGGCACCCAGAGCTACTACCAGTTCTACAGGCTGCCAGCTATGAAGCCGGGGGACAGGGTCATACTGAGAGACGCCGATGGCAACACCTACGACTACGTCGTCACCCGGGTGTTCGCCGTCACCCCGCAGGACGTGTCGGTTACCGAGCCGATCCCGGGGCAGACCACGGTCACGCTGCAGACCTGCATCACGTCGCTCAACGACTGGTGGACCATAGGCCCGGCGATGTACTCCTCCTCGCCGAGCCTGGACCGCCTCATAGTACAGGCGAAGCAGGTGGCGATCCATCCGGCCGGGAAGAAAGGGTGA